In Sus scrofa isolate TJ Tabasco breed Duroc chromosome 14, Sscrofa11.1, whole genome shotgun sequence, the sequence ctgggggagggggggttggcTTCCTTGAAGGGGGGAGGCGGCTAGTCTCCACTGAGATAGAGGGGCCTGAGGCAGATGGGGATAGGATTGTCCTGCCAGCAAAGAGAACAGCAGGAGCAAAGCACAGAGGCATGAAGGCATGTGGCCTTTGGGGATGGAAGCCATTGGGTTGGAGTAGCAGGTGCTATGGGAGGTGGAGGCAGCAGAAGGTGAAGCTGGAGGTGGGACGGAAGAGATGCCAGAGGGATTTGGTGTTTGAACTTCATCCTCAGGATGCTGCTATTGGGCCAGGCAGGCTTGGTGCCAGACTGACCCTTCCGGTGGCCGGCACAGTGAGTCCCTGCCTCCCAGAACCAGGACCGAGGCAGGGTATCCAGGAAGAGGACACTGTTTTTCAGCCTCTACCTCCAGTCTCTGACCCCAATTTCTGACCCAGAGGAGGGGAAGGCCCCTGTCCCCCCCTGTCCCTTATCAGCCCCAACGACTCTGTCCCCTTTAGGCTATAGGTCCTGGGGAAGAAGACCTGGGTCCAGGTGGGCTCAGAGTTCCCCGGGTGGTTTGGTGACTGATAGGTGAGGCCTGGAGAACATGGAACCAGGGTGGAAGGGAGCAATGCCCCTGAGCAGAAGCTAAAATCAAAttcctgggagtttcctggtggcctagtggttaaggttctggcgttactactgctgtggcgtgggttcactccctggcctgaaaacttccacatgctgtgggtgcagccaaatacaacaacaacatcaacaacacaAAGTCCCCTCCCTGTGAGCCAAGAAGGGGGTCACAGGAGgccagggagaaaggagggggagcctgggctgggagggccCCAGGAGTGGTCCAGCCCACGGACTGGGCAGGACATAGAGGGAGAGGAACTAGGAGAAATTTCCCATAATTTCAGTTATGCTCAGAGCCACACTGGAAAGAAAGGGAGCGGTGTGGAGGGTCCTaaccagggcagggagggagggctcATCAGGAGGGCACCAGCCGTGGGCAGCTCCAGCTGGCAGTGGACACGGCCCTGTCtggaggaggagtgggaggaaggggagggcagagggccgATGTGTCCTGGCCAGTTTCCTGGAAGATACCCTCCGTCCTCCACCATTCCCTGGAGACCGTGAGCCTATCCCTTCGGGTTATTTTCCCAGGGGGTGCCTAGgattccccacccacccccagaatCCTGGAGAGGTTGCAAATTAAATGTGAGATACAAGGCAGAAATGAGCTGAGAGCATGATTTCTGAATGACAAGGAGGACAGTTTATTGGGAGTTGACAGgtgcaggaggaagggctggacCAGGGTTGTTGAGGGGGAGACCCTCACGGGAGTCCTGTGGCTCCAGGCCCCTGAGGGTGGGGGCCCAGGGACCTAGGCGCACTCGGAGGGCATCACTGTCTTCTCCACTGTGTTCCCCTGGTGGGTGACCTGGCAGGTGAAGCCGCTGGAAGATTTCCAGTCACTGGCGGACAGGGCCAGGTAGCTGCTGGCCGCGTACTTGTTGTTGCTCTGTTTCGAGGGCTGGGAGGTATCCACGCCCTGGGTGATGGTGGTGCCGCCTGCCTTCCAGGTCACCGTCACGGCGCCCGGGTAGAAGTCACTTATTAGACACACCAGGGTGGCCTTGTTGGTGCTGAGCTCCTCAGGGGAGGGCGGGAAGAGCGTGACTGTGGGGGCGGCCTTGGGCTGACCTGTGTGGACAGAGGAGAGGGTGTGAGATCAGGGGGAGAGTCTGAGGGTGGCCTCCTCATCACAGCCTGTAACTGTCCCTAGGTGGCcctgctttccttctctgtctccctttcaCAAAGCCCCTGGACAACAGACATGGCCCAGAGGGCCTTCTGTGAACCTAGGCCCCCTCCTCAGCTCAGCTCTCCCAGCCAAAACCCCGGGGCTCCTCCAAGGCCCTGCCCATCTCCCATCCCTCCTGCCTGACCGCAGGGCCCCTGGCTTTGGCTGTCTCCTCGCAGCTGCTCCGAGGAGGACAGCTGCCCCCAGGAGGACAGCTGCCCTATGCAGCACCCGGATTTCTGGGGCAGCACGGAGCCCCCCTCATTCCCCCTAGCATCTTCTGAGTCTCTAGTGCACTTGGACAGCTGTGACCCCTGGGCCTCAGGGGGTCAGGGCTTGGGACAGGGGAGTTTCTGCCCCACAGAAAGTGCTTCTTTCTGATGACCGTCCTGGGAGCGCTGGGCTTCTGGTCCCCTCGCCCCATCTCACCCGGGTCTCTGTGTCCCTGGGTCCTCATGGCCCAGCAGGGGAATGAGAGCTTCAGCCCAGAATGAGCGGGACCCTACCCCCTGCCCTCCTCAGGCCTCCCTCCACTGCCCCTCTGCGTCCTGGAGGCTGGGGTCACCACCTCTGTTGTGTCCCCAACCTCCTGTGTGGCCCTCCTGGCCTGGGCAGTAAGTCCTCAGCCCAGACCCCTGGCTCAGGGCCCATCTCCGAGGCCACCCCAGGGGCCTGGTCAGAACCGGCCACTGGTCCCCATGCAGCATCTACCGCCCCCCCTGGCCAAACCCAGGTCCCCTGGATGGGCTGCAGCCAACAGTTGGACTCTGGAGGCAGTTGCTCCTGCTGTCAGGGCCCTTCCTGCTGGTCACCCCAAGACCAACTGCCTCCCCACGCCCCACAGAAaaagggggctgggagggcagtgCGGAAGCAGCCCCCAGAGAGAAAAGTGACTTTCCTGGGACAGCAGAGGGCAGGATGGCTAGGAAAAGCGTGAGAGCCACTTACCTAGGACGGTGAGCCGGGTCCCGCCGCCAAAAACAACCCACGGTGGCTGAGGCTCGGACCAAAACCTGGCAGGCCAGCACCTGGGGCCTGTGCCCCGGGGCGGGGGCCGGAGCAGGAACCTGCTGGGTGTGACAGGTACAGGGCTGCAGCAAGCAGggctgtgtcctggcgctgcttGGGCAGGCAGCTAGCTCTCCAGAGACCGGGGCATCCCTGGGGGGGCCCATGGTCTGGAGGGCACCACCCACACTTCGGCGTCACCCGGTGTGCCACCCCCCCACTCTGAGGCTGTCCTGGTCACCACTGAATCCTCAGTGCTAATGGAGATGCTGAGAGCCGCATGCCCTTAGGTGGTCATGTGGTGTGGCAGAATGAGTCCCAAGCTGCCTGACCTCTCCTGGCCTTATTTTAGGGCCTCTGAGTGTTCTTCCCCCACGATTTCCCTCAGTCCAGCCAGGCAGTTTCCTTCCTGGGCCTGTGGGCACTAGATTATTCCTGACCCCTGGTGCCTCCATGTGGAAACCCCCTACCCTATTGTCTCCACCAAGACAGTTCAGTTCCTCTCCTTTCATGAAGCCTTCTCTGTTCTCTCAGATCACTGTCTTTCTGTCCCTCTGTTtgtccatccattcatcatccatccaccACCTGAAATGCATcctccacctatccatccatccatcatccaaacaccatccatcatctatcaattatccatccatctgtccagcAATGGCTCCCAACCACCCATATGCCAGGCACCATTTCACATGTTGGGATATGGCGCAGAGAGCCCTCCCCCTCTCACCCCCATCTCCCTGAAACTTCTCAGGTCAAGGCCAACAGGGCCCACATTTGGGTCAAGTCTGAGGTCGCTCCCCAGTTGCTGTTGTACCTGATGGTTCTGCAGGATGCAACATGAAGTCAACCTCTCTTTCTAGTAACTTTCTTCCCCTTGATGCCCAAGACCTACCCCCTACTCCCCCtcctttgactttttctttttcctggcccACAGACGACTCTTGACTCCCAGACTGCTTCTCTGGGTCTTCCTTCTTTGCCATCTTCCCGCAATGTGCCCATGTGGTGAGGCTCGATTTATTCCAGCTCCAAATCCTTTCCTCATCTCTACTGAAATTGCCCACTGACCATCTCCAGCTGGAAGCCCAACAGGAATCTCAAGCTCATCCCTTCCACATGAGACTGACTACATTTCCCCCaacccagttctttttttttttttttttttttttttttttttaagttttacagcctcacctgcagtatacagaaattcctaggccagggattgaaccctcaccacagcagcaaccagagctgctgtagtgacaatgccagatccttaagccactgtgccgcAAGAAAACACCTTAGTTGTATTAAAATTataagaatggggagttcctgttgaggtgcagtggaaacaaatcctacttgtatccatgaagatacgggttggatccctggccttgctcagtgggttggggacctagcgttgtcatgagctgcaatgtaagtttcagacgcagcttggatcccgtgttgctgtggctgtggtgtaggccagcagctgtagctctgattcgacccctagcctgggaatttccatatgctgcagatgaggccctaaaaagcaataaataaataaataaataaataaataaaattataagactGTTATATACATAACACAATTAAGCAATCTAGAAGTGCACTTAAAAAGTGCAAAGAaaggagttcgtgttgtggcgcagtggcaatgaacccaactggtatccatgaggattcgggttagatccctggcctcactcagtgggttaaggatccagtgttgccgtgagctgtggtgtaggtataagtcgcagacccacactcagtgggctaaggatccgtcattgctatggctgtggcataggcctagcagctccgatttggctcctagcctgagagcttccaggAAAAATCTATGTACACCCAACAACCTGGATGAACCTCCAGAAAGTTATGCTGCATAAAGAAAGCCAGTCCCGGAAATTTACatacagtatgattccatttacagaaTGATCTCACATGACAaaattagaacaattttttttttttggtcttttttgctatttctttggaccactcccacggcatgtggaggttcccaggctaggggtcgaatcggagctgtagccaccggcctacgccagagccacagcaacgcaggatccgagccgcgtctgcaacctacaccacagctcacggcaatgccggatcattaacccactgagcaagggcagggaccgaacccgcaacctcatggttcctagtcggattcgttaaccactgcgccatgacgggaactccagaacaatttttttttaacaatctcAAAAGGACAAAATTAGAACAATCTTGAAGGGACAAAATTAGTAGTTGccaggagtttcccttgtggctcagtggttaacgaaatcaactaggacccatgaggttgcaggtttgatccctggcctcgttcagtgggttaaggatccggtgttgccatgagctgtggtgtaggttgcagatgtggctcagatcctgagttgctgtggctctggcctaggccagcggctacagctctaattgaacccctagcctgggaacctccatatgccacggttgcggccctaaaaagacaaaaaaaaaaaaaaaattattaattgcCTGAGAGTCAGCAGAGGCTGAGCGGGAGGGAAGAAGGCCTGGCTATAAAGGGATCTTTTGTGGCAATGGAAGTGTTCTTTACCTTGACATCATCCATGTCAATATCTTGgt encodes:
- the LOC100523213 gene encoding immunoglobulin lambda-like polypeptide 5 isoform X2, which produces MRPRSGQVGHEDLRRQSPGPGQHWPLILLGLAMGAHGLLPPTTAPQSRAPGTEAPARSSPWRLWDRFLLRPPPRGTGPRCWPARFWSEPQPPWVVFGGGTRLTVLGQPKAAPTVTLFPPSPEELSTNKATLVCLISDFYPGAVTVTWKAGGTTITQGVDTSQPSKQSNNKYAASSYLALSASDWKSSSGFTCQVTHQGNTVEKTVMPSECA
- the LOC100523213 gene encoding immunoglobulin lambda-like polypeptide 5 isoform X1 is translated as MRPRSGQVGHEDLRRQSPGPGQHWPLILLGLAMGAHGLLPPTTAPQSRAPGTEAPARSSPWRLWDRRFLLRPPPRGTGPRCWPARFWSEPQPPWVVFGGGTRLTVLGQPKAAPTVTLFPPSPEELSTNKATLVCLISDFYPGAVTVTWKAGGTTITQGVDTSQPSKQSNNKYAASSYLALSASDWKSSSGFTCQVTHQGNTVEKTVMPSECA